Proteins from one Chanodichthys erythropterus isolate Z2021 chromosome 15, ASM2448905v1, whole genome shotgun sequence genomic window:
- the s100s gene encoding S100 calcium binding protein S has protein sequence MPRSKCDVMSKEPSSNLESAMQMLIKTFHKYSGKEGDKYTLSRGELRELLTEELGNYLGNAQDKDAVERVMNDLDSNNDGEVDFTEFIILMGALTVACNDFFLDSPPPKKPDGKGDAATEEKKE, from the exons ATGCCACGCTCAAAGTGTGATGT CATGTCCAAAGAACCAAGCTCCAACTTGGAAAGCGCCATGCAGATGCTTATCAAGACCTTTCATAAGTATTCCGGAAAGGAAGGAGACAAATACACGCTCAGCCGAGGGGAACTAAGGGAACTTCTGACAGAGGAGCTGGGAAATTATCTTGGG AACGCTCAAGATAAAGATGCGGTGGAACGAGTGATGAACGACCTGGATTCCAATAACGATGGCGAGGTGGACTTCACCGAGTTCATCATCCTCATGGGGGCGCTGACCGTGGCCTGCAATGACTTCTTCCTGGACAGTCCGCCGCCTAAAAAGCCTGATGGCAAGGGCGATGCAGCAACAGAGGAAAAGAAAGAGTAA
- the s100u gene encoding S100 calcium binding protein U, which yields MEAAIKTVVGVYLKSSKGKENLGGKEFQSLVKNQLKNIVTGSEDNEAVKNMRQQLDNNQDGKVSFQEYMKLIGYLAQAVSEQRCLEKETQPESSTQETQPEAAANAQAEPKAEPQAEPQAAKEAEKEDEPVVEKAAAEEQKPEEEKKTDVEQEEAKVDENKAEEKIKTEEAS from the exons ATGGAGGCAGCAATTAAAACCGTGGTGGGTGTCTACCTGAAGTCATCTAAGGGCAAGGAAAACCTCGGAGGGAAGGAGTTTCAGAGCCTTGTGAAGAACCAGCTGAAGAACATTGTGACG GGCTCAGAGGACAATGAGGCAGTTAAAAACATGCGTCAACAGCTTGACAACAACCAGGATGGGAAGGTCAGCTTCCAGGAGTATATGAAACTGATTGGCTATCTGGCGCAGGCTGTCAGCGAACAGCGTTGTTTGGAAAAAGAAACACAACCAGAGAGTTCAACCCAGGAGACGCAGCCTGAGGCGGCAGCCAATGCACAGGCAGAGCCCAAGGCAGAGCCACAGGCAGAGCCACAGGCAGCAAAGGAGGCGGAGAAAGAAGACGAGCCAGTGGTCGAGAAGGCAGCGGCCGAAGAGCAGAAGCCAGAGGAAGAGAAAAAAACAGATGTGGAACAGGAAGAAGCGAAAGTTGATGAGAATAAAGCTGAAGAGAAGATCAAAACAGAGGAAGCGTCGTAG
- the s100a11 gene encoding protein S100-A11 isoform X2, whose product MESAINVLVAQFKIYAGKDGSANTLSKEEFQSLVTSQLPNFIKNASDPATIDQLMSSLDANNDGELTFLEFWQLIGKVANQHGGF is encoded by the exons ATGGAATCTGCCATTAACGTGCTCGTCGCCCAGTTCAAGATTTATGCCGGGAAGGATGGCTCTGCAAACACTTTGAGCAAGGAAGAGTTTCAGAGCTTGGTAACATCCCAGTTACCTAACTTCATAAAG AATGCCTCTGACCCAGCCACCATTGATCAGCTCATGAGTTCATTGGATGCGAATAACGACGGAGAGCTGACCTTCCTGGAGTTCTGGCAGCTTATTGGCAAGGTGGCAAACCAACATGGCGGCTTTTAG
- the s100a11 gene encoding protein S100-A11 isoform X1: MESAINVLVAQFKIYAGKDGSANTLSKEEFQSLVTSQLPNFIKNHKTNSKWFLIRRGTSAESKNASDPATIDQLMSSLDANNDGELTFLEFWQLIGKVANQHGGF, from the exons ATGGAATCTGCCATTAACGTGCTCGTCGCCCAGTTCAAGATTTATGCCGGGAAGGATGGCTCTGCAAACACTTTGAGCAAGGAAGAGTTTCAGAGCTTGGTAACATCCCAGTTACCTAACTTCATAAAG AACCATAAAACCAACTCAAAATGGTTTTTAATAAGAAGAGGCACGTCTGCTGAATCTAAG AATGCCTCTGACCCAGCCACCATTGATCAGCTCATGAGTTCATTGGATGCGAATAACGACGGAGAGCTGACCTTCCTGGAGTTCTGGCAGCTTATTGGCAAGGTGGCAAACCAACATGGCGGCTTTTAG